One Mycolicibacterium sarraceniae genomic window carries:
- a CDS encoding NUDIX domain-containing protein: protein MAEHDFETVSSETVYRGSILALRADQVRMPGGNIAKREVVEHYGAVAVAAVDDSDRVAMVYQYRHPIGRRLWELPAGLLDEPGEDPAEAAARELREETGLTADHWTVLLDLISSPGFSDEALRVYLARGLTDVGRPEGHDEEADMTVEWVPVADALQRVLAGEIVNSTAAAGILAVHAVIVDGKPIRRVDAPWADRPTAFAAGKAPS, encoded by the coding sequence GTGGCTGAGCACGATTTCGAGACCGTATCCTCCGAAACCGTTTATCGCGGAAGCATTCTCGCGCTGCGGGCCGACCAGGTCCGCATGCCCGGCGGCAATATCGCCAAGCGTGAGGTCGTCGAACACTACGGCGCAGTGGCCGTAGCGGCCGTCGACGACTCTGACCGGGTGGCGATGGTCTACCAGTACCGCCATCCGATCGGGCGCAGGCTGTGGGAGCTGCCCGCCGGGTTGCTCGACGAACCGGGCGAGGATCCGGCGGAGGCCGCGGCCCGCGAGTTGCGGGAGGAGACCGGGCTCACCGCCGACCACTGGACCGTGCTGCTCGATCTGATCTCCTCTCCGGGTTTCAGCGACGAGGCGTTGCGGGTGTATCTGGCCCGCGGCCTGACCGACGTCGGCCGGCCTGAGGGGCACGACGAAGAAGCCGACATGACCGTGGAGTGGGTGCCCGTCGCCGACGCGCTGCAGCGGGTGCTGGCCGGTGAGATCGTGAATTCTACTGCGGCAGCAGGCATTCTGGCCGTGCACGCGGTGATCGTCGATGGCAAGCCGATCCGTCGCGTCGATGCGCCGTGGGCTGACCGCCCCACCGCGTTCGCGGCGGGAAAGGCCCCCTCATGA
- a CDS encoding creatininase family protein translates to MPVGSFEQHGSHLPLATDTLVAGAIVDAIRRYHPAFVLPPLVFGCSHEHNGFPGTVSISAATLASLVSDIASSIARQGIRALIIVNGHGGNYVLANCVQELNAHGPIRAGLYPAREDWADARKAAGIVSSSHEDMHAGELETSIVLAYSPGAVRAGWESADHLSGDRRYLTTLGIGAYTNSGVIGRPSLATADKGNAVLSYLGQSAGRLINLVTAQAD, encoded by the coding sequence TTGCCTGTCGGCTCTTTCGAGCAGCACGGAAGCCACCTTCCCCTAGCCACGGATACCTTGGTCGCTGGCGCCATTGTCGATGCGATTCGGCGCTACCACCCAGCGTTCGTGCTCCCTCCACTTGTATTCGGCTGCTCCCACGAGCACAACGGATTTCCAGGAACCGTGAGCATCTCTGCTGCAACGTTGGCATCTTTGGTGTCCGATATTGCCTCATCCATTGCGCGGCAGGGTATCCGGGCATTGATCATCGTCAACGGTCACGGCGGAAACTATGTGCTTGCTAACTGCGTACAAGAGCTCAATGCCCACGGGCCAATTAGGGCTGGCTTATACCCGGCACGGGAAGACTGGGCGGATGCGCGAAAAGCAGCCGGAATTGTCAGTAGCAGCCACGAAGACATGCATGCTGGTGAGTTGGAGACTTCCATCGTCTTGGCCTACAGTCCGGGTGCCGTCCGGGCTGGCTGGGAGTCGGCAGATCACCTTTCCGGAGACCGCCGATACCTCACGACGCTAGGGATCGGTGCATACACGAACAGCGGTGTGATCGGGCGTCCTTCTTTGGCGACAGCAGACAAAGGGAACGCCGTGCTTTCGTATCTAGGACAATCAGCCGGCCGCCTCATCAATCTGGTTACGGCGCAGGCGGATTGA
- the xerD gene encoding site-specific tyrosine recombinase XerD gives MTTFQAALGGQLQGYLDHLTIERGVATNTISSYRRDLRRYVEHLTVRGIDDLTNVTENDVSDFLVALRRGDPDAGAMPLSAVSAARALIAVRGFHRFAAAEGIIGVDVARAVKPPTPSRRLPKSLTLDEVLALLDGAGGDSPSDGPLTLRNRAMLELLYSTGARISEAVGLDVDDVDTEARSVLLRGKGGKERLVPVGRPAIAALDAYLVRGRPELARRGRGTPAIFLNSRGGRLSRQSAWQVLQDSAERAGISAAVSPHTLRHSFATHLLDGGADVRVVQELLGHASVTTTQIYTLVTVHALREVWAGAHPRA, from the coding sequence ATGACCACCTTCCAAGCAGCGCTGGGCGGGCAGCTGCAGGGCTACCTCGATCACCTCACCATCGAGCGTGGGGTGGCGACCAACACCATCAGCTCCTACCGGCGTGACCTTCGCCGCTACGTCGAACACCTCACCGTGCGAGGTATCGACGACTTGACCAACGTCACCGAGAACGACGTCAGCGACTTCCTGGTGGCGCTGCGCCGGGGTGACCCCGATGCGGGTGCGATGCCGCTGTCGGCGGTTTCGGCCGCCCGCGCCCTGATCGCGGTGCGCGGGTTTCACCGGTTCGCGGCGGCCGAAGGGATCATCGGCGTCGACGTTGCACGGGCCGTCAAGCCGCCCACGCCCAGCCGTCGGCTACCCAAAAGCTTGACCCTCGACGAGGTGCTCGCCCTGCTCGACGGTGCGGGCGGGGATAGCCCGTCCGACGGGCCGTTGACCCTGCGCAACCGCGCGATGTTGGAGCTGCTGTATTCGACCGGCGCCCGGATTTCGGAGGCGGTCGGACTCGACGTGGACGATGTCGACACCGAAGCGCGGTCGGTGCTCTTGCGCGGTAAGGGCGGTAAGGAACGCCTGGTGCCCGTCGGCCGGCCGGCGATCGCCGCACTGGACGCCTATCTGGTGCGTGGCCGCCCCGAATTGGCGCGCCGAGGGCGGGGGACACCGGCGATCTTTCTCAACTCCCGTGGCGGCCGGCTGTCGCGCCAGAGCGCCTGGCAGGTGCTGCAGGACTCCGCCGAGCGGGCCGGAATCTCCGCGGCAGTATCACCGCACACGCTGCGGCACTCATTCGCCACACATCTGCTCGACGGCGGGGCCGATGTCCGCGTGGTCCAGGAGCTGCTCGGGCATGCGTCGGTCACCACGACGCAGATCTACACCCTGGTCACCGTGCACGCGCTGCGCGAGGTCTGGGCCGGCGCACATCCGCGCGCGTGA
- the der gene encoding ribosome biogenesis GTPase Der, translating into MSDDGTWSDESDWEFSDEGFEGEDAESFAPPPVVAIVGRPNVGKSTLVNRILGRREAVVQDLPGVTRDRVSYDASWTGRRFVVQDTGGWEPDAKGLQQLVAEQASVAMQTADAIILVVDATVGATSGDEAAAKILRRSGKPVFLAANKVDNEKGEADAAALWSLGLGEPHAISAIHGRGVADLLDELIAVLPTASEVAPAPGGPRRVALVGKPNVGKSSLLNRLAGAERSVVHDVAGTTVDPVDSLIELGGKTWRFVDTAGLRRRVAQASGHEFYASVRTHSAIDAAEVVVVLIDASEPLTEQDQRVLTMVIEAGRALVLAFNKWDLVDEDRRYLLDKEIDRELAQLQWAPRVNISAKSGRAVQKLVPAMETALASWDARISTGQLNNWIKEIVAATPPPVRGGKQPRILFATQATARPPTFVLFTSGFLEAGYRRFLERRLRETFGFEGSPIRINVRVREKRKLKPR; encoded by the coding sequence ATGAGCGACGACGGAACGTGGTCGGACGAAAGCGATTGGGAATTCAGCGACGAGGGTTTCGAGGGCGAGGATGCTGAGTCGTTCGCGCCGCCGCCGGTAGTCGCCATCGTCGGACGGCCCAACGTCGGCAAGTCGACCTTGGTGAACCGGATCCTGGGCCGGCGCGAGGCGGTCGTCCAGGATCTGCCGGGGGTCACCCGCGACCGGGTGTCCTATGACGCGTCCTGGACGGGGCGACGCTTTGTCGTGCAGGACACCGGCGGATGGGAGCCTGACGCAAAGGGCTTGCAGCAGTTGGTGGCCGAGCAGGCCTCGGTGGCGATGCAGACCGCCGACGCGATCATCCTGGTGGTCGACGCGACGGTGGGTGCGACTTCCGGAGATGAGGCCGCGGCCAAGATCCTGCGACGGTCTGGCAAGCCGGTGTTCCTGGCTGCCAACAAGGTTGACAACGAGAAGGGCGAGGCCGACGCGGCTGCCCTGTGGTCGCTGGGGCTGGGGGAGCCCCACGCGATCAGCGCGATACACGGCCGTGGGGTGGCCGATCTGCTCGACGAACTCATCGCAGTTTTGCCTACCGCGTCGGAGGTAGCTCCCGCGCCCGGCGGGCCCCGACGGGTCGCGCTGGTGGGCAAGCCGAACGTCGGCAAGAGCTCACTGCTGAACCGGCTGGCCGGAGCCGAGCGATCGGTGGTGCACGATGTCGCGGGCACCACCGTCGATCCGGTGGACTCGCTGATCGAATTAGGCGGCAAGACATGGCGTTTCGTCGATACCGCCGGGCTGCGCAGGCGGGTCGCGCAGGCCAGCGGGCACGAGTTCTACGCTTCGGTGCGCACGCACAGCGCGATCGACGCCGCCGAGGTGGTCGTCGTGTTGATCGACGCGTCGGAGCCACTGACCGAGCAGGACCAGCGCGTGCTGACGATGGTCATCGAAGCTGGCCGGGCATTGGTGCTGGCGTTCAACAAATGGGATCTGGTCGACGAGGACCGGCGCTATCTGCTGGACAAAGAGATCGACCGCGAACTCGCGCAGTTGCAGTGGGCGCCACGGGTGAACATCTCAGCCAAGAGCGGTCGAGCGGTGCAGAAGCTGGTGCCGGCGATGGAGACCGCGCTGGCGTCATGGGATGCGCGTATCTCGACCGGCCAGCTGAACAACTGGATCAAGGAAATCGTCGCGGCCACACCGCCGCCGGTGCGCGGTGGTAAGCAGCCGCGAATCCTGTTCGCCACCCAGGCCACCGCGCGGCCGCCGACGTTTGTGCTCTTCACCAGTGGTTTTCTGGAGGCGGGCTATCGGCGGTTCCTCGAGCGCCGGCTGCGGGAGACCTTTGGTTTCGAGGGCAGCCCGATCCGGATCAACGTCCGGGTGCGTGAGAAGCGCAAGCTCAAGCCGCGCTAA
- a CDS encoding IS3 family transposase, producing MSRFELMAAECASHDVTRMAQLLRVSTSGYYKHRDRLAAPEPTPAAQRRRDLEVKILTHHKASKGTYGSPRITADLHDAGERVSRNTVAAIMAELGIEGISPRTFTTTTIVDPAASFPPDLVGRRFDQGRIDVVWSSDITYLSCGEGDMYLCAIRDEHSRRALGWAVDDHMRAELVTTAVDRAVFTRGGHAAGVILQSDRGTQYTSHDMAAACSRHGLRRSMGATGICWDNAGAESLWSTFKHEYYYRHTFATKMELIAAVDNWMRFYNHQRRHSSIGMRSPITYERTLNVTLEAS from the coding sequence GTGAGTCGGTTTGAGCTCATGGCCGCGGAGTGCGCCTCCCACGACGTCACGCGGATGGCCCAGTTGCTGAGGGTGTCCACCTCGGGCTACTACAAGCACCGCGATCGCCTCGCTGCTCCAGAGCCCACGCCGGCGGCTCAGCGTCGCCGCGATCTGGAAGTCAAGATCTTGACCCATCACAAGGCGTCCAAGGGCACCTACGGGTCCCCGCGGATCACTGCCGATCTGCACGATGCCGGCGAGCGGGTGTCGCGTAACACCGTCGCGGCGATCATGGCCGAACTGGGGATCGAGGGCATCAGCCCCCGCACCTTCACGACGACCACGATCGTCGACCCTGCAGCGTCGTTCCCGCCGGATCTGGTCGGCCGGCGTTTCGACCAGGGCCGCATCGATGTGGTCTGGTCTTCGGACATCACTTACTTGAGCTGCGGGGAAGGCGACATGTACCTGTGTGCGATCCGCGACGAGCATTCCCGGCGCGCACTCGGCTGGGCCGTCGATGACCACATGCGCGCCGAGCTGGTGACTACCGCGGTGGATCGGGCGGTGTTCACCCGCGGCGGCCACGCCGCAGGAGTCATACTGCAATCCGACCGCGGGACCCAGTACACCTCCCACGACATGGCAGCGGCGTGTTCGCGGCACGGACTGCGCCGCTCCATGGGTGCCACGGGTATCTGTTGGGATAACGCCGGCGCCGAATCGCTGTGGTCGACGTTCAAACACGAGTACTACTACCGGCACACCTTCGCCACTAAGATGGAACTAATTGCAGCAGTTGATAATTGGATGCGATTCTACAATCATCAACGTAGGCATTCATCGATCGGAATGCGCTCACCCATCACCTACGAGCGCACCCTGAATGTCACACTGGAAGCAAGCTAA
- the cmk gene encoding (d)CMP kinase → MSAVVVAVDGPAGTGKSSVSRGLARALNAHYLDTGAMYRLVTLSTLRAGVDLADAEAIAAAADVPLSVGNNPDIDRAYLGTEDVSAEIRGGEVTRAVSAVSAVPQVRARLVALQRELASGPDSVVVEGRDIGTVVLPDADVKIFLTASAETRARRRNDQNVAVGLADDYETVLADVLRRDHLDSTRAVSPLRPAEDAVIVDSSDMTEAEVVAHLLQLVEQRSGAVR, encoded by the coding sequence GTGAGTGCAGTGGTAGTCGCTGTCGATGGTCCTGCCGGGACTGGAAAGTCATCGGTGTCAAGGGGATTGGCGCGTGCACTGAACGCCCACTATCTGGACACCGGTGCGATGTACCGGCTTGTGACACTCTCGACCCTGCGGGCCGGAGTCGACCTGGCTGACGCTGAGGCGATCGCCGCGGCCGCCGATGTCCCGTTGTCGGTGGGCAACAACCCTGACATCGATCGCGCGTATCTCGGCACCGAGGATGTTTCGGCTGAGATCCGCGGTGGCGAGGTCACCCGAGCGGTGTCCGCTGTGTCGGCGGTGCCGCAGGTGCGCGCTCGGCTGGTGGCGTTACAACGCGAATTGGCTTCAGGGCCAGACAGTGTCGTTGTCGAGGGCCGTGATATCGGCACCGTTGTGCTACCGGATGCCGACGTGAAGATCTTTCTCACCGCCTCAGCCGAGACCCGAGCGCGGCGGCGCAACGATCAGAACGTCGCGGTCGGGTTGGCCGACGACTACGAGACGGTACTGGCCGACGTGCTTCGCCGCGATCATCTGGACTCGACGCGCGCGGTGTCACCGCTGCGCCCCGCCGAGGATGCGGTGATCGTCGACTCCAGTGACATGACCGAGGCCGAAGTCGTGGCGCACCTGCTGCAGTTGGTCGAACAGCGAAGCGGGGCAGTGCGATGA
- a CDS encoding helix-turn-helix domain-containing protein codes for MVTVEVDLVRVESRLAAGELSCPSCPDGVLARWGFGRSRRVVGLEGPVRPRRSRCRGCAVTHVLLPVSLLLRRAYAAELVWAVLQARAAGVGHRRIAAAAGIPACTVRRWLRVIGRRVEAVRQWFIGVAVTAGVEVSIPPATGTAVGDVLAAVGAARAAMVSRFGPGRLVGAVTAVSVAVACSGARLLAPEWPPVSGWVGATPVAL; via the coding sequence ATGGTGACCGTAGAGGTCGATCTTGTTCGCGTCGAGTCCCGGTTGGCGGCTGGGGAGCTGTCGTGTCCGTCGTGCCCGGACGGGGTGCTGGCCCGGTGGGGTTTCGGGCGGTCGCGGCGGGTGGTCGGGCTGGAGGGTCCGGTCCGGCCTCGCCGGTCGCGGTGCCGGGGGTGTGCGGTGACTCATGTGTTGTTGCCGGTGTCGTTGTTGCTGCGCAGGGCGTATGCCGCGGAGCTGGTATGGGCGGTGTTGCAGGCCCGGGCGGCCGGTGTCGGGCATCGGCGGATCGCCGCGGCGGCGGGTATCCCGGCGTGCACGGTCCGGCGCTGGTTGCGGGTGATCGGTCGGCGGGTCGAGGCGGTGCGCCAGTGGTTCATCGGGGTCGCGGTGACCGCGGGGGTGGAGGTGTCGATACCTCCGGCGACCGGCACAGCTGTCGGGGATGTTCTGGCTGCGGTGGGCGCGGCGAGGGCGGCGATGGTGTCCCGGTTCGGGCCGGGACGGCTGGTCGGCGCGGTGACGGCGGTTTCAGTGGCGGTGGCGTGCAGCGGTGCCCGGCTGCTCGCGCCGGAGTGGCCGCCGGTGTCGGGGTGGGTGGGTGCAACACCAGTTGCCCTCTGA
- a CDS encoding sulfite exporter TauE/SafE family protein — MSLTHMIVIALAGMAAGAINSLVGSGTLITFPTLVALGFPPVTATMSNAIGLVAGGVSGTWGYRKELGGQWDRLRWQIPASLIGAAIGAFLLLHLPEKVFIQIVPVLLILALVLVVIGPRIQAFAKSRAEAAGRSVSHVSPRRMTALVAGTFAVGIYGGYFTAAQGILLIGVMGALLPEDMQRMNAAKNLLSLLVNIVAAVGYTLVAFDRVSWEAAGLIAVGSLFGGWLGAHYGRRLSPNVLRAVIVVVGLIGLYRLLTV, encoded by the coding sequence ATGTCCCTCACCCACATGATCGTGATCGCCTTGGCGGGGATGGCGGCGGGCGCGATCAACTCGCTTGTCGGCTCGGGCACACTCATCACGTTCCCGACGCTGGTGGCGTTGGGATTTCCGCCGGTGACGGCGACGATGTCCAATGCGATCGGCCTGGTGGCCGGCGGGGTGTCGGGCACATGGGGGTATCGCAAGGAGCTCGGTGGGCAGTGGGATCGGCTGCGTTGGCAGATCCCAGCTTCGCTGATCGGGGCTGCAATCGGTGCTTTTCTGCTGCTGCATTTACCGGAGAAGGTGTTCATCCAGATTGTTCCGGTGCTGCTGATTCTGGCGCTGGTGCTGGTGGTGATCGGGCCGCGGATCCAGGCTTTTGCGAAGTCGCGCGCCGAGGCGGCAGGGCGGTCGGTCTCGCATGTGTCGCCGAGGCGGATGACCGCGTTGGTGGCCGGCACGTTCGCGGTGGGGATCTACGGCGGATACTTCACCGCCGCGCAGGGGATCCTGCTGATCGGCGTGATGGGGGCGCTGCTGCCCGAGGACATGCAGCGGATGAATGCGGCCAAGAACCTGCTGTCACTGCTGGTGAACATCGTCGCCGCGGTCGGCTACACGCTGGTGGCGTTCGACCGGGTGAGTTGGGAGGCGGCGGGCCTCATCGCGGTGGGATCGCTCTTTGGCGGGTGGCTGGGTGCTCACTATGGACGACGGCTGTCGCCGAATGTGCTGCGCGCGGTGATCGTGGTGGTCGGGCTCATCGGGCTGTATCGGCTGTTGACGGTGTGA
- the scpB gene encoding SMC-Scp complex subunit ScpB yields MTDDAAELSDPDPDVDVSHADLDDDELGRVLEALLLVVDAPVGAETLATVIEQPVYRITAKLEVMAGDLAARDSGIDLREAGGGWRMYTRARLAPYVERLLLDGSRSKLTRAALETLAVVAYRQPVTRARVSAVRGVNVDAVIRTLVARGLITEAGADEDTGATMFATTELFLERLGLSSLTDLPDIAPLLPDVDVIDEMSENLDAEPRFAKLSGGSAADPNISFDVDTDA; encoded by the coding sequence ATGACCGACGACGCAGCCGAACTATCCGACCCGGATCCGGACGTCGACGTCTCCCACGCGGATCTGGACGACGACGAACTGGGCCGGGTGCTGGAGGCGCTGCTGCTGGTGGTGGACGCCCCGGTCGGAGCGGAGACGTTGGCGACGGTGATCGAGCAGCCGGTCTATCGAATCACCGCCAAGCTGGAGGTGATGGCCGGCGATCTGGCGGCCCGCGACAGCGGTATCGATCTGCGCGAAGCCGGCGGCGGCTGGCGGATGTACACCCGGGCCCGCCTCGCGCCGTATGTAGAGCGATTGTTGCTGGACGGATCCCGGTCGAAGCTGACCAGGGCGGCGCTCGAGACGCTGGCTGTGGTGGCCTACCGCCAGCCGGTCACCCGGGCGCGGGTCAGCGCGGTGCGTGGCGTCAACGTCGACGCGGTGATCCGGACGCTGGTGGCGCGCGGGCTGATCACCGAGGCCGGTGCCGACGAGGACACCGGCGCAACGATGTTCGCGACCACGGAGCTTTTCCTGGAACGGCTCGGGCTCTCGTCGCTGACCGACCTCCCCGATATCGCGCCGCTGCTTCCCGATGTCGACGTGATCGATGAAATGAGTGAAAACCTGGACGCCGAACCGCGATTCGCCAAGCTATCCGGTGGCAGCGCCGCCGATCCGAATATCTCGTTCGATGTGGATACCGATGCCTGA
- a CDS encoding transposase translates to MSGRRRSFTPEYRVQAAHRVIDGNRPVAEVAIELNLHENLLHKWVRDERLRMAAAAGGVPDPGDGQPLSSGERAELIVDRRWERRPRGGPSSLSVPMWSLV, encoded by the coding sequence ATGTCTGGTCGTCGGCGTTCGTTTACCCCGGAGTATCGGGTGCAGGCCGCGCATCGGGTGATCGATGGGAACCGGCCGGTGGCCGAGGTCGCCATAGAGCTCAATCTGCATGAGAACCTGCTGCACAAGTGGGTACGCGATGAGCGGTTGCGGATGGCCGCCGCCGCTGGCGGAGTTCCTGATCCTGGTGATGGGCAACCGCTTTCATCGGGTGAACGCGCGGAGCTGATTGTTGACCGTCGCTGGGAACGACGACCACGGGGTGGGCCTTCGTCGTTGAGCGTGCCGATGTGGTCGTTGGTGTGA
- a CDS encoding segregation/condensation protein A, which translates to MTEQSAPDKGFRVRLTNFEGPFDLLLQLIFAHRLDVTEVALHQVTDEFIAYTRQIGPLLELDETTTFLVIAATLLDLKAARLLPSGEVHDEEDLALLEVRDLLFARLLQYRAFKHVAEMFAELEAAALRSYPRAVSLEDRFSALLPEVMLGVDAASFAEIAAAVFTPRPVPVVRTDHLHAQQVSVPEQAELLLEFLSSRGVGQWASFKELVADCDEPIQIVGRFLALLELYRARAVAFEQLEPLGVLQVSWTGDRQVDDELVRSEWEEE; encoded by the coding sequence GTGACCGAACAGTCGGCGCCCGACAAGGGCTTCCGTGTCAGGTTGACCAATTTCGAGGGTCCGTTCGATCTACTGTTACAGCTGATCTTCGCCCACCGCCTCGATGTGACCGAAGTCGCGCTGCACCAGGTGACCGACGAGTTCATCGCCTACACCCGTCAGATCGGGCCCCTGCTCGAGCTCGACGAGACCACCACGTTTTTGGTGATTGCCGCCACTCTGCTGGACCTCAAGGCAGCCCGGCTGCTGCCCTCCGGTGAGGTGCACGATGAGGAAGACCTCGCCCTGCTGGAGGTTCGCGACCTCTTGTTCGCGCGCCTGCTGCAGTACCGCGCGTTCAAGCATGTTGCCGAGATGTTCGCTGAACTGGAAGCCGCGGCACTGCGCAGCTACCCGCGCGCCGTTTCACTCGAGGACCGCTTTTCCGCGCTCCTTCCCGAGGTCATGCTGGGTGTCGACGCGGCCAGTTTCGCCGAGATCGCGGCCGCCGTGTTCACTCCGCGGCCGGTGCCCGTGGTGCGCACCGACCATCTGCACGCGCAGCAGGTATCGGTGCCCGAACAGGCCGAGCTGTTGCTGGAGTTTCTGTCATCCCGCGGGGTGGGGCAGTGGGCGTCGTTCAAGGAATTGGTGGCCGACTGCGATGAGCCGATCCAGATCGTCGGGCGCTTCCTGGCGCTGCTCGAACTGTATCGAGCCAGGGCGGTAGCATTTGAGCAGTTAGAACCGCTTGGTGTGCTCCAGGTTTCATGGACCGGAGACCGGCAGGTAGACGACGAGCTGGTCAGATCCGAGTGGGAAGAAGAATAG
- a CDS encoding pseudouridine synthase — protein sequence MPEPEGVRLQKVLSQAGIASRRVAERMIHDGRVEVDGQIVTEMGTRVDPATADIRVDGSRVVLDDTMMYLAINKPIGMHSTMSDERGRPCVGDLVEHRVRGNKNLFHVGRLDADTEGLLLLTNDGELAHRLMHPSFEVPKTYLATVTGSVPKGLGKTLRAGVELDDGPAAVDEFAVVDAVPGKTLLRLTLHEGRKRIVRRLLAAVGYPVEALVRVSIGDVTLGEQRPGSIRVLTRKEVGELYKAVGL from the coding sequence ATGCCTGAACCAGAAGGGGTACGGCTGCAGAAGGTATTGTCGCAGGCCGGGATCGCCTCCCGGCGGGTGGCCGAACGGATGATCCATGATGGCCGCGTCGAGGTCGACGGGCAGATCGTCACCGAAATGGGCACCCGGGTCGACCCGGCGACGGCCGACATCCGGGTGGACGGGTCGCGAGTCGTGCTGGACGACACGATGATGTACCTGGCGATCAACAAGCCCATCGGCATGCATTCCACGATGTCGGATGAACGGGGCCGTCCGTGCGTCGGCGATCTGGTGGAGCACCGGGTCCGTGGTAACAAGAACCTGTTCCACGTGGGGCGCTTGGACGCCGATACCGAGGGTCTGCTGCTGCTGACCAATGATGGTGAGTTGGCGCACCGGCTGATGCACCCGTCATTCGAGGTGCCCAAGACCTACCTGGCGACGGTAACCGGTTCGGTGCCAAAGGGTTTGGGCAAGACGCTGCGCGCCGGCGTGGAACTCGACGATGGCCCGGCTGCGGTCGACGAGTTCGCGGTGGTCGACGCGGTTCCGGGTAAGACGCTGTTGCGGCTCACGCTGCATGAAGGCCGCAAGCGCATCGTGCGGCGGCTGCTGGCCGCCGTGGGCTATCCGGTCGAGGCGCTAGTGCGCGTCAGTATCGGTGACGTGACGCTGGGTGAACAGCGGCCAGGCAGCATTCGCGTGCTGACCCGCAAGGAAGTTGGCGAGTTGTACAAGGCGGTAGGTTTGTGA
- a CDS encoding ParA family protein, whose translation MTDEADDSAIGLTGRPPRHIPEPQPLTSHGPAKVISMCNQKGGVGKTTSTINLGAALAEYGRRVLLVDLDPQGALSAGLGVPHYELAHTVHNLMIEPRVSIDEVLINTRVKNLDLVPSNIDLSAAEIQLVNEVGREQTLARALHPVLDRYDYVLIDCQPSLGLLTVNALACSDGVVIPTECEYFSLRGLALLTDTVDKVRDRLNPRLSISGILITRYDNRTVNAREVMARVLERFGDLVFDTVITRTVRFPETSVAGEPITTWAPKSAGAQAYRSLACEVIDRFGK comes from the coding sequence GTGACCGACGAGGCAGACGATTCCGCTATCGGTCTCACCGGCCGCCCGCCCCGCCACATTCCCGAACCACAGCCGCTGACCTCCCATGGGCCGGCCAAGGTCATCTCGATGTGTAACCAGAAGGGCGGCGTCGGCAAGACCACCTCCACGATCAACCTGGGGGCGGCCCTGGCCGAGTACGGCCGCCGGGTGCTGCTGGTCGACCTCGACCCGCAGGGCGCATTGTCGGCGGGGTTGGGCGTGCCGCACTACGAGCTGGCGCACACCGTGCACAACCTGATGATCGAACCGCGCGTGAGCATCGACGAGGTGCTGATCAACACCCGGGTCAAGAACCTGGACCTGGTGCCCAGCAATATCGACCTGTCGGCCGCCGAGATCCAGCTGGTCAACGAGGTCGGCCGCGAGCAGACCCTAGCCCGCGCACTGCACCCCGTCCTGGACCGCTACGACTATGTGTTGATCGACTGCCAGCCGTCGCTGGGCCTGCTCACCGTCAACGCGCTAGCCTGCTCCGACGGGGTGGTCATCCCGACCGAGTGCGAGTACTTCTCGCTGCGTGGGCTGGCATTGCTCACCGACACCGTCGACAAGGTGCGTGACCGGCTCAACCCGCGGCTCTCGATCAGCGGGATCCTGATCACCCGCTACGACAATCGCACGGTCAACGCTCGCGAGGTGATGGCGCGGGTCCTGGAACGTTTCGGAGATTTGGTGTTCGACACCGTGATCACCCGGACCGTGCGCTTCCCTGAGACCAGTGTCGCCGGCGAGCCCATCACTACCTGGGCACCGAAATCTGCTGGCGCACAGGCATATCGATCGCTGGCCTGTGAGGTCATCGACCGCTTCGGCAAGTGA